The following proteins are co-located in the Candidatus Paracaedibacter acanthamoebae genome:
- the gap gene encoding type I glyceraldehyde-3-phosphate dehydrogenase has translation MTIRVAINGFGRIGRMILRALAENKRSEFQVVALNDLGSLDANAHLFKYDSIHGRFPGTVVTTADTMDVGLGAMKVIAEANPEKLPWKELGIDIVLECSGRFTDKDQAAKHLTAGAKKVIVSAPSKGADATIVMGVNHETLTKDHHVISCGSCTTNCLAPVAKVLHQGLGIEMGYMTTIHAYTGDQRLVDTLHSDMHRARAAAMSMIPSTTGAAKALGLVLPELQGKLDGCAVRVPTANVSMIDLTFVAGQSTTVKEINELMKKASEGALGKILSINSEPLVSIDFNHSAYSSNFDTTQTQVVGDKFCRVVSWYDNEWGFSNRMGDLTALVASLCSSTN, from the coding sequence ATGACTATTCGCGTCGCAATAAATGGCTTTGGTCGCATCGGTCGCATGATTTTGCGAGCCCTGGCTGAAAACAAACGATCTGAATTTCAGGTCGTTGCGCTCAATGATCTTGGATCATTGGACGCAAACGCCCATCTCTTCAAATATGATTCCATCCATGGGCGTTTCCCAGGCACTGTCGTGACCACAGCTGACACAATGGATGTTGGTCTGGGCGCTATGAAGGTGATTGCCGAAGCTAACCCAGAAAAACTGCCATGGAAAGAGCTTGGTATTGATATTGTCCTTGAATGCAGTGGTCGCTTTACCGATAAAGATCAAGCAGCTAAGCACCTCACAGCTGGGGCTAAAAAGGTGATTGTATCGGCACCCTCGAAAGGAGCCGATGCCACTATTGTGATGGGCGTTAACCATGAAACCTTGACAAAGGATCACCATGTGATCTCTTGCGGTTCTTGCACAACCAACTGTTTAGCCCCTGTTGCCAAGGTTCTGCATCAAGGGCTTGGCATAGAGATGGGGTACATGACAACTATTCACGCTTATACAGGTGATCAGCGCTTGGTCGATACCTTGCACAGCGATATGCATCGTGCGAGAGCAGCCGCCATGTCCATGATTCCATCAACAACAGGGGCAGCCAAAGCCTTAGGATTAGTTCTCCCCGAACTACAAGGTAAGCTCGATGGCTGTGCCGTTCGCGTCCCCACAGCAAATGTTTCCATGATTGACCTAACATTTGTTGCAGGTCAATCAACCACAGTAAAGGAAATTAATGAGTTGATGAAAAAAGCATCCGAGGGCGCCCTGGGCAAAATTCTGTCTATTAACTCAGAACCCCTCGTCTCAATCGACTTTAATCACAGTGCTTATAGTTCTAACTTTGATACAACCCAAACTCAAGTTGTGGGTGATAAATTCTGTCGGGTTGTTTCTTGGTATGATAATGAATGGGGCTTCTCAAATCGTATGGGTGATCTAACGGCCCTGGTGGCAAGTTTGTGCTCAAGCACCAACTAA
- a CDS encoding replication-associated recombination protein A has translation MNDLLSSIPNPHAPLAERLRPLHISEVVGQDHLTGAGGILSRLLAAKKLPSLILWGPPGTGKTTLARLLATETEQEFVQLSAVFSGVADLRKIFDHAQGRSGILLFIDEIHRFNKAQQDALLGPIESGLITLVGATTENPSFALNSALLSRARVLTLNLLDETASEQLLERAERLTQKRLPLMPQARTALIQMAGGDGRNLLNLVETVLDYQDDHDLTAEELGERIQRRLALYDKNQDFHYNIISAFIKSMRGSDPDAALYWFQRMVEAGEPPLYIARRVVRFAAEDIGLADPQALMHAMAAHQAYERLGSPEGELSIANAVVYCATAPKSNAVYLAFKASAKVAAATGEKSPPKHILNAPTKLMEQEGYGKGYQYDHDSEGAYSGQKFFPDDMAETQFYSPVERGFEREIQKRLDYWQAIRHKKRAMKKG, from the coding sequence ATGAATGATTTATTGTCGTCTATTCCAAACCCCCATGCACCGTTGGCTGAACGGCTGCGACCCTTGCATATTTCTGAGGTTGTCGGACAAGACCATCTAACAGGAGCAGGGGGAATTTTAAGTCGACTTCTTGCTGCTAAAAAATTACCATCCCTCATTTTATGGGGCCCTCCTGGTACAGGGAAAACAACACTAGCTCGGCTGCTTGCAACTGAGACAGAGCAAGAGTTTGTTCAGTTATCAGCGGTTTTTTCTGGCGTGGCAGACTTACGTAAGATTTTTGATCACGCGCAAGGGCGTAGCGGCATCCTGTTGTTTATCGATGAAATTCATCGATTCAATAAGGCGCAACAAGATGCCCTCTTAGGGCCGATTGAAAGTGGATTGATTACCTTAGTGGGGGCGACAACCGAAAATCCGTCTTTTGCGTTGAATTCTGCTTTGCTGTCGCGGGCGAGAGTTTTAACGCTGAATCTACTCGATGAAACGGCGTCAGAGCAGTTGCTAGAGCGAGCAGAACGGTTGACGCAAAAACGCCTTCCTCTCATGCCGCAAGCCCGGACAGCCTTAATTCAAATGGCAGGGGGGGATGGGCGGAATTTATTAAATCTGGTTGAAACTGTGCTGGATTATCAAGATGACCATGATTTAACAGCCGAGGAGCTGGGGGAACGTATACAACGGCGGTTAGCCCTTTATGATAAAAACCAAGATTTTCACTATAATATTATCAGTGCCTTTATTAAGTCCATGCGTGGATCTGATCCTGATGCTGCGTTGTATTGGTTTCAGCGCATGGTCGAGGCCGGCGAGCCCCCCTTATATATTGCGCGCCGAGTTGTTCGATTTGCCGCCGAAGATATTGGCTTGGCTGACCCCCAGGCCCTAATGCATGCAATGGCAGCTCATCAAGCCTACGAACGATTAGGGTCACCCGAAGGGGAGTTGTCTATCGCGAATGCTGTTGTTTATTGTGCAACAGCGCCAAAATCCAATGCTGTTTATTTGGCATTTAAAGCAAGCGCCAAAGTTGCTGCTGCAACAGGAGAAAAATCTCCCCCCAAACATATCCTTAATGCTCCAACTAAATTGATGGAGCAAGAAGGATATGGCAAAGGCTATCAATATGATCATGATAGTGAGGGGGCTTATTCAGGGCAAAAATTCTTTCCGGATGATATGGCCGAGACTCAATTTTATTCTCCTGTGGAGCGTGGCTTTGAACGAGAAATTCAAAAGCGTCTGGATTATTGGCAGGCAATTCGCCATAAAAAACGAGCCATGAAGAAGGGCTAA
- the msrB gene encoding peptide-methionine (R)-S-oxide reductase MsrB, whose product MLNWNDIIRYAMEGNPVPDHRVEKTEAEWLQLLTPEEFRITRQKGTEASYSGALCHLYEPGIYACICCDSALFEARLKFDSGTGWPSFTHPIQDNAVKYEMDRSLAQVRVEVMCNTCDSHLGHVFPDGPEPMGLRYCINSVAIQLTAL is encoded by the coding sequence GTGCTAAACTGGAATGATATTATTAGATATGCCATGGAGGGGAACCCTGTTCCCGATCATCGCGTGGAAAAAACAGAAGCTGAATGGTTGCAGCTGTTAACGCCTGAAGAATTTAGGATTACTCGCCAAAAAGGAACTGAAGCCAGTTATTCGGGTGCTTTATGTCATCTCTATGAGCCTGGGATTTATGCCTGTATTTGCTGTGATAGTGCTCTTTTTGAGGCACGTCTTAAGTTTGACTCCGGTACCGGCTGGCCTAGTTTTACGCATCCTATTCAAGATAACGCTGTCAAATATGAGATGGATAGATCATTAGCACAAGTCAGAGTAGAAGTAATGTGCAACACCTGTGATAGTCATTTAGGTCATGTTTTCCCGGATGGGCCTGAGCCAATGGGATTGCGGTATTGTATTAACTCTGTCGCAATTCAGCTGACAGCATTATAG
- the petA gene encoding ubiquinol-cytochrome c reductase iron-sulfur subunit, with protein sequence MATNQKTSDDSPQTTRRDFIHISACAFAAVGAGAAIVPFIQSMNPAEDVLASSTVDVDVSKLNPGESLTAMWRGKPIFIKRRTEEEVKAVRAIPLKELKDPQTDQARVEQPDWLVVIGVCTHLGCIPTLRKNLVEGADGWLCACHGSKYDGSGRIISGPAPTNLPVPAYTFLNDNKVIRIGEKA encoded by the coding sequence GTGGCCACAAACCAAAAAACTTCTGATGATTCGCCACAGACAACACGACGCGACTTTATTCATATATCGGCCTGCGCTTTTGCCGCAGTCGGAGCCGGTGCCGCTATCGTTCCTTTCATTCAAAGCATGAATCCGGCGGAGGATGTTTTGGCTTCATCCACCGTTGACGTGGATGTATCCAAATTGAATCCGGGTGAGTCTTTAACCGCCATGTGGCGCGGCAAGCCCATCTTTATTAAACGTCGTACCGAAGAAGAAGTCAAAGCTGTCCGCGCAATTCCTTTAAAAGAGTTGAAAGATCCACAAACAGATCAAGCGCGCGTAGAGCAGCCGGACTGGCTTGTCGTTATTGGCGTCTGCACCCACCTTGGCTGTATTCCAACCTTAAGAAAAAATCTCGTCGAAGGGGCAGATGGATGGTTATGCGCCTGTCATGGGTCAAAATATGACGGATCTGGCCGTATTATTAGTGGACCTGCGCCAACGAATCTTCCGGTGCCAGCTTATACATTTTTGAATGACAACAAAGTTATTAGAATTGGGGAAAAAGCGTGA